A region from the Parasphingopyxis sp. CP4 genome encodes:
- a CDS encoding peroxiredoxin, with amino-acid sequence MTISEGDTLPQTGFVTMTENGPQPVDHGQFFGGRRVALFSVPGAFTPTCSAKHLPSYVEKADELKAKGIDEIATTAVNDAFVMGEWTKDADQVTALADGNGDFVEAVGLTMDGTGFGMGKRGQRFSMIVNDGVVEKLNVEAPGEYKVSSAEHMLAQLD; translated from the coding sequence ATGACGATTAGCGAAGGCGATACGCTTCCCCAGACCGGTTTTGTGACAATGACGGAAAATGGCCCGCAGCCTGTGGACCATGGCCAGTTCTTTGGTGGCCGCCGCGTCGCCCTATTCTCGGTACCGGGCGCATTCACGCCAACTTGCTCCGCCAAGCATCTGCCAAGCTATGTCGAAAAGGCCGATGAACTGAAAGCCAAGGGCATCGATGAGATTGCGACGACCGCGGTCAACGACGCTTTTGTGATGGGCGAATGGACCAAGGACGCTGACCAGGTCACCGCACTCGCCGACGGCAATGGCGATTTTGTGGAAGCCGTTGGCCTGACCATGGACGGAACCGGATTTGGCATGGGCAAACGCGGCCAGCGTTTCTCGATGATCGTCAATGATGGCGTGGTTGAAAAGCTCAACGTCGAAGCACCGGGCGAATACAAGGTCAGCTCCGCAGAGCATATGCTGGCACAGCTTGACTGA
- a CDS encoding AMP nucleosidase has product MTEAETNAAVTKVIDALDLHYGESIDRLRAALRAYIDDGSLPDQKVRATGGFAYPEIRLSYDGSGALGDRPPRSFGRLGEEGTYAITVTRPEMFRNYLADQLGILMTDYPVSVEVGPSHQDIPFPYVLDGSGIELGELRAEELARHFPATELSHIGDELADGTWDDSLAKYRPLALFDALRTDFSLARLRHYTGTPPEHVQRYILFTNYQRYVDEFVQWGCEQLKSGDRYLTLSGAGGVELTADHADPAALETAAAARKHQMPAYHLTAKGRAGITIVNIGVGPSNAKTITDHLAVLRPEAWLMIGHCGGLRPSQRIGDYVLAHAYLRDDNVLNAVLPPEIPIPPIAEVQQALETAARGVTGEEADALKRRMRTGTLVTTDDRNWELRYSQSALRFSLSRAVAIDMESATIAAQGYRYRVPYGTLLCVSDKPLHGELKLPGQANLFYDQAVSEHIQIGIAAVDELRGFGTRLHSRKLRAFDEPPFR; this is encoded by the coding sequence TTGACTGAGGCCGAAACAAACGCGGCCGTTACCAAGGTCATTGATGCGCTCGACCTGCATTATGGTGAGAGCATAGACCGGCTGCGTGCGGCCCTGCGCGCCTATATTGATGATGGTTCCCTGCCCGACCAAAAGGTCCGGGCGACGGGCGGCTTTGCCTATCCGGAGATCCGGCTGAGTTATGACGGTTCGGGCGCGCTCGGCGATCGCCCGCCGCGGTCTTTTGGCCGGCTCGGCGAAGAAGGAACCTATGCGATCACCGTGACGCGGCCGGAAATGTTCCGCAATTATCTTGCCGATCAGCTCGGCATCCTGATGACCGACTATCCGGTCAGTGTCGAAGTGGGACCAAGTCATCAGGATATCCCCTTTCCCTATGTGCTGGACGGCAGCGGGATCGAGCTGGGCGAGCTGCGTGCCGAGGAACTGGCGCGTCATTTCCCGGCGACCGAGCTTTCGCATATCGGCGATGAGCTGGCCGACGGGACCTGGGACGATAGCCTTGCCAAATATCGCCCGCTCGCGCTGTTCGATGCGCTGCGCACCGATTTCAGCCTGGCCCGGCTGCGCCATTACACGGGCACGCCGCCGGAACATGTCCAGCGCTATATCCTGTTCACCAACTATCAGCGCTATGTCGACGAGTTCGTGCAATGGGGTTGCGAACAACTCAAGAGCGGCGATCGTTATCTGACATTATCCGGTGCGGGCGGCGTCGAACTGACCGCGGACCATGCCGATCCGGCGGCGCTCGAAACCGCAGCGGCAGCGCGCAAGCACCAGATGCCGGCCTATCACCTGACCGCCAAAGGCCGGGCCGGGATCACGATCGTCAATATCGGCGTCGGGCCAAGCAATGCGAAGACGATCACCGATCATCTTGCGGTTCTGCGCCCCGAAGCCTGGCTGATGATCGGCCATTGCGGCGGGTTACGACCGAGCCAGCGGATCGGCGATTATGTGCTCGCCCATGCCTATCTGCGCGACGACAATGTGCTGAACGCGGTGCTCCCGCCCGAAATCCCGATCCCGCCAATCGCGGAAGTGCAGCAGGCGCTGGAGACCGCCGCACGCGGTGTGACGGGCGAAGAGGCCGATGCGCTCAAGCGCCGGATGCGGACGGGCACGCTGGTCACCACCGATGATCGCAATTGGGAGCTGCGCTACAGCCAGTCAGCGCTGCGCTTCTCGCTCTCCCGCGCCGTCGCCATCGATATGGAATCCGCGACCATCGCGGCCCAGGGCTATCGCTATCGTGTGCCCTATGGGACGCTGCTCTGCGTCTCGGACAAACCGCTTCATGGCGAGCTCAAACTGCCGGGCCAGGCGAACCTCTTCTACGATCAGGCGGTGAGCGAGCATATCCAGATCGGCATCGCCGCCGTTGACGAACTGCGCGGCTTTGGCACCCGGCTTCATAGTCGAAAGCTGCGCGCCTTCGACGAACCGCCCTTTCGATAG
- a CDS encoding M2 family metallopeptidase → MKIFGKLGASVLAVGTVLAASPALADNHAGESVERTPEAAQAFVAEANQELLDLFDIAARAAWVNSTYLNTDTDRLNTYFGTQITEMLVRLANESARWAEVDGLDYGTSRQLDQMRSGIGMPAPTRDGAAAELNEIATALSTAYSTGRATMNGEEINGNEAEARMGSVRDPSLLAEMWTSWHNDAADMRDQYSRIVTIANEGATELGYDNVGDLWRSGYDMSPDEFAALTERLWNETRPLYEQLHCYVRAELNEEYGDEVQGETGPIRADLLGNMWAQEWGNIYDIVAPEGAGDVGYDLTALLEAADYTPEQIVRQGEGFFSSLGFDPLPETFWERSQITEPRDRNVVCHASAWNLDNVDDLRIKMCTRVNADDFVTVHHELGHNYYQRAYNQQPMIFRNSANDGFHEAIGDMIALSVTPEYLVQVGLLDEANVPGADRDTGLLLRQAMDKVAFLPFGLLIDRWRWGVFDGSITPDNYNAAWNEMRLRYQGITPPTERSEENFDPGAKYHVPNNVSYTRYFLARILQFQFYQAACEQAGWDGPLHRCSFYGNEEVGERLNAMLEMGSSRPWPEALEAFTGTREMSAEPLLAYFQPLQSWLEEQNEGRQCGW, encoded by the coding sequence ATGAAAATCTTTGGAAAGCTTGGCGCGTCGGTGCTGGCGGTTGGCACTGTCCTGGCTGCATCACCGGCACTGGCCGATAATCATGCGGGCGAAAGTGTCGAACGCACGCCGGAGGCTGCGCAAGCCTTTGTTGCAGAGGCCAATCAGGAATTGCTCGATCTGTTTGATATTGCGGCTCGCGCTGCCTGGGTGAATTCCACCTATCTCAACACGGATACCGATCGGTTAAACACCTATTTCGGGACCCAGATTACCGAGATGCTGGTCCGTCTTGCCAATGAGTCTGCCCGTTGGGCCGAAGTCGATGGTCTCGACTATGGCACCAGCCGCCAACTCGATCAGATGCGCTCTGGTATCGGTATGCCCGCACCGACCCGCGATGGCGCTGCCGCTGAGCTCAACGAGATCGCAACCGCGCTGAGCACCGCCTATTCGACAGGCCGTGCGACGATGAATGGCGAAGAGATCAACGGCAATGAAGCCGAAGCTCGGATGGGCTCGGTGCGCGATCCGTCGCTACTCGCCGAGATGTGGACGAGCTGGCACAATGATGCCGCCGATATGCGCGATCAATATTCGCGGATTGTTACCATCGCCAACGAAGGTGCCACCGAACTTGGCTATGACAATGTCGGCGATCTGTGGCGATCCGGCTATGATATGAGTCCGGATGAATTTGCCGCGCTGACCGAGCGTCTGTGGAACGAGACCCGGCCGCTCTACGAACAGCTGCATTGCTATGTGCGCGCTGAGCTGAACGAGGAATATGGCGACGAGGTGCAGGGTGAAACCGGCCCGATCCGTGCTGATCTGCTTGGCAATATGTGGGCTCAGGAATGGGGCAATATCTACGATATCGTGGCGCCGGAAGGTGCTGGCGATGTCGGATATGACCTGACGGCATTGCTGGAAGCCGCCGACTACACACCGGAACAGATTGTCCGTCAGGGCGAAGGCTTTTTCAGCTCGCTTGGCTTTGATCCGTTACCTGAAACCTTCTGGGAACGCTCACAGATTACCGAACCGCGCGATCGTAATGTGGTGTGCCATGCGAGCGCATGGAACCTCGACAATGTCGATGATCTGCGGATCAAGATGTGCACGCGCGTCAATGCCGATGACTTTGTCACCGTGCATCATGAGCTCGGTCATAACTATTATCAGCGCGCCTATAACCAGCAGCCGATGATCTTCCGGAACAGCGCCAATGACGGATTCCACGAAGCGATTGGCGATATGATCGCCTTGAGCGTGACGCCGGAATATCTGGTGCAGGTTGGTCTGTTGGATGAAGCCAATGTGCCGGGCGCCGATCGGGATACCGGCCTGTTGCTTCGCCAGGCGATGGACAAGGTAGCCTTCCTGCCATTCGGCTTGCTGATCGATCGCTGGCGCTGGGGTGTGTTCGACGGTTCGATCACGCCGGACAATTACAACGCCGCATGGAATGAAATGCGTCTTCGCTATCAGGGGATCACCCCGCCAACCGAGCGAAGCGAAGAGAATTTCGATCCCGGTGCAAAATATCATGTGCCGAACAATGTGTCCTACACGCGCTATTTCCTCGCGCGGATCCTGCAGTTCCAATTCTACCAAGCCGCCTGTGAACAGGCCGGTTGGGATGGCCCGCTGCACCGCTGTTCCTTCTACGGGAATGAGGAAGTCGGCGAGCGTTTGAACGCGATGCTCGAAATGGGATCGTCACGGCCTTGGCCCGAAGCGCTGGAAGCCTTTACCGGCACCCGCGAAATGTCGGCCGAACCGCTGCTTGCTTACTTCCAGCCGCTGCAGAGCTGGCTCGAAGAGCAGAATGAAGGGCGTCAGTGCGGCTGGTAA